One Dromiciops gliroides isolate mDroGli1 chromosome 3, mDroGli1.pri, whole genome shotgun sequence DNA segment encodes these proteins:
- the LOC122745376 gene encoding coiled-coil domain-containing protein 90B, mitochondrial isoform X4 produces MRRVDITPLEQRKLTFDTHALVQDLESHGFEKAQAETIVLALIILSNVSLDTIYKEMVTRAQQEITVQQLMAHLDSIRKDMVILEKSEFANLRAENQKMKIELEQLKQQLLHETTRIRANNKLDINLERSRVTDLFTDQEKKLMEETTEFSKMDTYIKNVISQTSNKIDIEIASLKTLMESNKLETIRYLAASVFTCLAIALGFYRFWK; encoded by the exons ATGAGGAGAGTAGACATAACTCCGTTAGAGCAAAGGAAGTTAACTTTTGATACCCATGCATTGGTTCAGGACCTGGAAAGTCATG GATTTGAAAAAGCACAAGCAGAAACCATTGTGTTAGCATTAATAATTCTGTCAAATGTCAGCCTAGACACAATCTATAAGGAGATGGTCACTCGAGCTCAACAG GAAATTACTGTCCAGCAATTAATGGCACATTTGGACTCAATCCGGAAAGATATGGTCATCCTAGAGAAAAGTGAATTTGCAAATCTCAGAGCAGAGAATCAG aaaatgaaaattgaattaGAACAACTTAAACAACAGCTATTA cATGAAACAACTAGAATCAGAGCAAATAATAAactggatataaacctagaaaggAGCAGAGTGACAGATCTg TTCACAGATCAAGAAAAGAAACTAATGGAAGAAACCACTGAATTTAGCAAAATG GATACCTATATCAAAAATGTTATTTCACAGACCAGTAATAAAATTGACATTgaaattgcttcactaaaaacacTGATGGAGTCAAACAAACTTGAGACAATTCGTTATCTTGCAG CATCTGTTTTTACTTGCCTGGCAATAGCACTGGGATTTTACCGCTTCTGGAAATAA
- the LOC122745376 gene encoding coiled-coil domain-containing protein 90B, mitochondrial isoform X1, giving the protein MRSLWAFRHLRSGGTGSLSGLLSLHGRPVGVAGGPLVPRREFIFCTSCIENVFLRSSCLHQTSKGLLSSSSKRNYDMRRVDITPLEQRKLTFDTHALVQDLESHGFEKAQAETIVLALIILSNVSLDTIYKEMVTRAQQEITVQQLMAHLDSIRKDMVILEKSEFANLRAENQKMKIELEQLKQQLLHETTRIRANNKLDINLERSRVTDLFTDQEKKLMEETTEFSKMDTYIKNVISQTSNKIDIEIASLKTLMESNKLETIRYLAASVFTCLAIALGFYRFWK; this is encoded by the exons ATGAGGAGCCTTTGGGCTTTTCGGCATCTTCGCTCCGGCGGTACCGGGAGCCTCTCGGGGCTCCTTTCCCTTCACGGGAGGCCCGTCGGCGTAGCAGGCGGCCCATTGGTCCCGCGGAGAG aatttatcTTCTGCACTTCATGCATTGAAAATGTTTTTCTGAGGAGTTCATgccttcaccagacttccaaag GTTTGCTGAGCTCTTCCTCCAAGAGAAATTATGACATGAGGAGAGTAGACATAACTCCGTTAGAGCAAAGGAAGTTAACTTTTGATACCCATGCATTGGTTCAGGACCTGGAAAGTCATG GATTTGAAAAAGCACAAGCAGAAACCATTGTGTTAGCATTAATAATTCTGTCAAATGTCAGCCTAGACACAATCTATAAGGAGATGGTCACTCGAGCTCAACAG GAAATTACTGTCCAGCAATTAATGGCACATTTGGACTCAATCCGGAAAGATATGGTCATCCTAGAGAAAAGTGAATTTGCAAATCTCAGAGCAGAGAATCAG aaaatgaaaattgaattaGAACAACTTAAACAACAGCTATTA cATGAAACAACTAGAATCAGAGCAAATAATAAactggatataaacctagaaaggAGCAGAGTGACAGATCTg TTCACAGATCAAGAAAAGAAACTAATGGAAGAAACCACTGAATTTAGCAAAATG GATACCTATATCAAAAATGTTATTTCACAGACCAGTAATAAAATTGACATTgaaattgcttcactaaaaacacTGATGGAGTCAAACAAACTTGAGACAATTCGTTATCTTGCAG CATCTGTTTTTACTTGCCTGGCAATAGCACTGGGATTTTACCGCTTCTGGAAATAA
- the LOC122745376 gene encoding coiled-coil domain-containing protein 90B, mitochondrial isoform X5, translated as MHWFRTWKVMEITVQQLMAHLDSIRKDMVILEKSEFANLRAENQKMKIELEQLKQQLLHETTRIRANNKLDINLERSRVTDLFTDQEKKLMEETTEFSKMDTYIKNVISQTSNKIDIEIASLKTLMESNKLETIRYLAASVFTCLAIALGFYRFWK; from the exons ATGCATTGGTTCAGGACCTGGAAAGTCATG GAAATTACTGTCCAGCAATTAATGGCACATTTGGACTCAATCCGGAAAGATATGGTCATCCTAGAGAAAAGTGAATTTGCAAATCTCAGAGCAGAGAATCAG aaaatgaaaattgaattaGAACAACTTAAACAACAGCTATTA cATGAAACAACTAGAATCAGAGCAAATAATAAactggatataaacctagaaaggAGCAGAGTGACAGATCTg TTCACAGATCAAGAAAAGAAACTAATGGAAGAAACCACTGAATTTAGCAAAATG GATACCTATATCAAAAATGTTATTTCACAGACCAGTAATAAAATTGACATTgaaattgcttcactaaaaacacTGATGGAGTCAAACAAACTTGAGACAATTCGTTATCTTGCAG CATCTGTTTTTACTTGCCTGGCAATAGCACTGGGATTTTACCGCTTCTGGAAATAA
- the LOC122745376 gene encoding coiled-coil domain-containing protein 90B, mitochondrial isoform X2, with protein sequence MDNRRPPDTGPRETGQESEFIFCTSCIENVFLRSSCLHQTSKGLLSSSSKRNYDMRRVDITPLEQRKLTFDTHALVQDLESHGFEKAQAETIVLALIILSNVSLDTIYKEMVTRAQQEITVQQLMAHLDSIRKDMVILEKSEFANLRAENQKMKIELEQLKQQLLHETTRIRANNKLDINLERSRVTDLFTDQEKKLMEETTEFSKMDTYIKNVISQTSNKIDIEIASLKTLMESNKLETIRYLAASVFTCLAIALGFYRFWK encoded by the exons ATGGACAATCGAAGACCTCCTGATACTGGGCCCCGGGAGACAGGACAGGAAAGCG aatttatcTTCTGCACTTCATGCATTGAAAATGTTTTTCTGAGGAGTTCATgccttcaccagacttccaaag GTTTGCTGAGCTCTTCCTCCAAGAGAAATTATGACATGAGGAGAGTAGACATAACTCCGTTAGAGCAAAGGAAGTTAACTTTTGATACCCATGCATTGGTTCAGGACCTGGAAAGTCATG GATTTGAAAAAGCACAAGCAGAAACCATTGTGTTAGCATTAATAATTCTGTCAAATGTCAGCCTAGACACAATCTATAAGGAGATGGTCACTCGAGCTCAACAG GAAATTACTGTCCAGCAATTAATGGCACATTTGGACTCAATCCGGAAAGATATGGTCATCCTAGAGAAAAGTGAATTTGCAAATCTCAGAGCAGAGAATCAG aaaatgaaaattgaattaGAACAACTTAAACAACAGCTATTA cATGAAACAACTAGAATCAGAGCAAATAATAAactggatataaacctagaaaggAGCAGAGTGACAGATCTg TTCACAGATCAAGAAAAGAAACTAATGGAAGAAACCACTGAATTTAGCAAAATG GATACCTATATCAAAAATGTTATTTCACAGACCAGTAATAAAATTGACATTgaaattgcttcactaaaaacacTGATGGAGTCAAACAAACTTGAGACAATTCGTTATCTTGCAG CATCTGTTTTTACTTGCCTGGCAATAGCACTGGGATTTTACCGCTTCTGGAAATAA
- the LOC122745376 gene encoding coiled-coil domain-containing protein 90B, mitochondrial isoform X3: MRSLWAFRHLRSGGTGSLSGLLSLHGRPVGVAGGPLVPRRGLLSSSSKRNYDMRRVDITPLEQRKLTFDTHALVQDLESHGFEKAQAETIVLALIILSNVSLDTIYKEMVTRAQQEITVQQLMAHLDSIRKDMVILEKSEFANLRAENQKMKIELEQLKQQLLHETTRIRANNKLDINLERSRVTDLFTDQEKKLMEETTEFSKMDTYIKNVISQTSNKIDIEIASLKTLMESNKLETIRYLAASVFTCLAIALGFYRFWK, from the exons ATGAGGAGCCTTTGGGCTTTTCGGCATCTTCGCTCCGGCGGTACCGGGAGCCTCTCGGGGCTCCTTTCCCTTCACGGGAGGCCCGTCGGCGTAGCAGGCGGCCCATTGGTCCCGCGGAGAG GTTTGCTGAGCTCTTCCTCCAAGAGAAATTATGACATGAGGAGAGTAGACATAACTCCGTTAGAGCAAAGGAAGTTAACTTTTGATACCCATGCATTGGTTCAGGACCTGGAAAGTCATG GATTTGAAAAAGCACAAGCAGAAACCATTGTGTTAGCATTAATAATTCTGTCAAATGTCAGCCTAGACACAATCTATAAGGAGATGGTCACTCGAGCTCAACAG GAAATTACTGTCCAGCAATTAATGGCACATTTGGACTCAATCCGGAAAGATATGGTCATCCTAGAGAAAAGTGAATTTGCAAATCTCAGAGCAGAGAATCAG aaaatgaaaattgaattaGAACAACTTAAACAACAGCTATTA cATGAAACAACTAGAATCAGAGCAAATAATAAactggatataaacctagaaaggAGCAGAGTGACAGATCTg TTCACAGATCAAGAAAAGAAACTAATGGAAGAAACCACTGAATTTAGCAAAATG GATACCTATATCAAAAATGTTATTTCACAGACCAGTAATAAAATTGACATTgaaattgcttcactaaaaacacTGATGGAGTCAAACAAACTTGAGACAATTCGTTATCTTGCAG CATCTGTTTTTACTTGCCTGGCAATAGCACTGGGATTTTACCGCTTCTGGAAATAA